The genome window AAATGTGGTCAttgtgtgtcatgtttaaggctaaaagtaaaacattaccagcaaatgtaCAACAAATGTTTGTCATGACTTGTGAGAATGAAGAgcgtagaagaaaaggtcatttccaacatcagtattcaaggacaactttaaaacaaatgtgtatatcagtggtggggtcAAATATGGAAttgtctttacaatgagataaaagattgtaaaaatatattccaattgaaaaaaatatataaagacagaacaataagatcatatgtttacattttgctttatatttattaattgacttattttttgtatttgtttggtatcatcccgtgaggtgtatattactttttttgtttggtttgtacttcatgaagttttgcacttgtgttttttgtttgttttcattatatttggatgtattcgcTTGGTTTGTATGATATCCATTAAATAAGACtatttattatgttgaagggggcaggaaaatataagatttttcttcatctgctccttctcaggcttTGGTCTGTAAATGTGTTTAGTTTCTGACCGTTGtctatcaaagatgcacatcaatgaaggagataaatacaaaaatgaaatgaaatgaaattgtttttattgactatttcattcatacaccacacaatatacattgtttttattgACTATTTCATTCATACACCACACAATATACATTGTTTTATTGACTATTTGATTCATACACCACACAATATACATTGTTTTATTGACTATTTGATTCATACACCACACAATATACATTGTTTTATTGACTATTTGATTCATACACCACACAATATACATTGTTTTATTGACTATTTGATTCATACACCACACaatatacattgtttttattgACTATTTCATTCATACACCACACAATATACATTGTTTTATTGACTATTTGATTCATACACCACACAATATACATTGTTTTATTGACTATTTGATTCATACACCACACaatatacattgtttttattgACTATTTCATTCATACACCACACAATATACATTGTTTTATTGACTATTTGATTCATACACCACACaatatacattgtttttattgACTATTTCATTCATACACCACACAATATACATTGTTTTATTGACTATTTGATTCATACACCACACaatatacattgtttttattgACTATTTCATTCATACACCACACAATATACATTGTTTTATTGACTATTTGATTCATACACcacacaatacacacacataGAAGACTCTTGCACAGCAAATGTTGTCAGTCTGTAACATGCTCAGCACATCAAAGAAAACGCTACCAAATCAATATTTTAATTGTTCATCAGTTTTTTCTTTTTCGACACGGTTACTCCTCCAGGTTTCCTCTCAATCTTCTTCTTCGTTGCCTTGGACTGCTTCACCAGGTTCTTCCCAGGTTTAGTCTTCACCAGGTTCTTCCCAGGTTTAGTCTTCACCAGGTTCTTCCCAGGTTTAGTCTTCACCAGGTTCTTCCCAGGTTTAGTCTTCACCAGGTTCTTCCCAGGTTTAACCTTCACCAGGTTCTTCCCAGGTTTAGTCTTCACCAGGTTCTTCCCAGGTTTAGTTTTCACCAGGTTCACTCGGGCTTGTTTGAGCTTTACTTGAGCGGGGACCACAAGACCTTTAGTGTCCAAAGCAGAGCCACTTGCTGGACTACAAGACTTAAAAAGCTCCACATCCCTGACCTTCTGACCTTTCAGGTGTGCAGGGTGGCCACAGGTGGCACCAACCTCCATGCTCACGTTGTCCATCCACCTGTGCAAAGAAACTGTGTCAGGAAATATTGGCTTCATTAGCACATCTTCAAACATTGCTCAATttcttgtggcccgccacatcattttattgtggccctacACTTCATTTTAAAGCAGCCTGTCCTATGGTTTTAACGTGGCACGCTACATAGTCCTATATTTGAAACCACCACGGATACAAAACCCTCTGAAGAATGAGAGTCGTGAACGAGGAAAAAAAGGTAGAACACAGTGATTTTTACCTCCACGACGAAACATCCGGGTTTCGGATGTAATGTGATCCACTCATGTCTCACAGTAGATCTGAAcagaagaaataagcccctgactggaaggatagaccgaAGATCAACAATTTTACTATTACTTCTACTCTCAGGAGACACTGAACTAAACCCTGGACCAGTAACCATTCGGTTAATGTTGTGTAGCctggcgaagcctagcaatgtTGTTGTTAACGACGCAGAGGAAGCTAGCAACAAcatgctatgctaaaaacattagctgtccacctacgccagctctcacttGTTCATCACCACCCgggctcacctgcgttccagcggtcGGCGGCTCGACACCGGTGAGGACAGCGACACCCCGGCCGCCATTAAAGTCAGCAGTGCGGAGGTCCTCCTAACCTCTCCCGAAACCCTGAGGGTCTTCACCGCATCACCTGGACCCCCTGCGGCCAACACAGGATTCGGGGGATTCTTTGTACATCTCTGGTCTTTGTTCTCAACCTCACCAAAACCCGCGAAAACCACATCCACCCCCACCACCCctatgttcctcctgaatccaaggttcgactatccggcgtatcctcctctccagtacacctgaatagaccttaccgggaaggctgaggagggtgatcccacgatagttggaacacaccctctggttccccttcttaaagagaggaaccaccaccccggtctgccaatccagaggtactgcccccgatgtccacgcgatgttgcagagtcttgtcaaccaagacagccccacagcatccagagccttaaggaacaataacaaaacaccactcgggttcagatcggggcggccattcttcccaatcgcacctctccaggtttcactgtcgttgccaacatgagcgttgaagtcccccagtagaacgagggaatcacccgggggagcactctccagtactccctcgagtgcatccaaaaagggtgggtactctgaactgcggtttagtgcgtaagcacaaacaacagtcaggacccgtccccccacccgaaggcggagggaggctaccctctcgtccaccaggttgaactccaacgtgcaggctttgagccgggggaaacaagaattgccaccccagctcgtcgcctctcactgcgtgcaacgccagtgtggaagagagtccagcccctctcgacagaactggttccagagcccttgctgtgcatcgaggtgagtccgactatatccagccggaacttctctaccttgcgtactagctcaggctccttcacccccagtgaggtgacgttccacgtcccaagagctagcttctgtagccgaggatcggaccgccaagtgccctgccttcggctgccgcccagctcacactgcacccgacctctatggcccctcccatgagtggtgagcccattgttggggggacccacgttgcctcttcgggctgtgcccggccgggccccatggggacaggcccgaccaccaggcgctcgccatcgtgccccaactccgggcctggctccagagtggggccccggtgacccgcgtccgggcgagggaaatctgagtccttgTTGATGCATTCCATAGAATTCTTCGagttgctctttgtctgatccctcacctaggacctgtttgtcttgggagaccctaccagggggcatagaagcccccggacaacatagctcctaggatcattgggacacgcaaactcctctaccacgttaaggtggcagctcagagaggagtatatttgtaccatgaattgatttacgtggaccccgacttaaacaagtggaaaaacttatccgggtgttaccatttagtggtcaattgtacggaatatgtactgaactgtgcaatctactaataaaagtctcaatcaatcaatcaattctaaagtaccccgccacattattttattgtggacctacacttcatttaatgtggcctgtacCATAATTTAAATGTAGTACGCTACATAATTCTAATGTagttcgccacatcattttattgtggacgtACACGTCATttgaatgtggtccgccacatcattctaatgtggtccgccacatcatttcattttggcccccccacatcattttattgtggacgtACACGTCATTTGAATGtggcctgtcccataattttaatgtAGTACACGACATAGCTCtaacgtggcctgccacatcattatatTGTGGACCTTTACTTAATTTTGAGGTGGCCTGTACCATTAATTGAAGGTGGCACGCCACATATTCctgatgtggtctgccacttcatttaatgtggttcactatgtcattttaaagtggcccaccacctcACTTTATTTTGGACCTCCATTTCATTTTAAGGTGGCTTTCTCTTTAAAATTTGGCCCGCCGcaccattttatgtggtctgccacattattttaatgtggcctgcgAAAGGCTGGAAGTAAAAAAAGTCCTTTCCGCCAACGACTGTATCCTCCAATCAGCGACAAGCTATGGGTCATGTGATTGTCTTTAGCCAAGATGCTAACCTGGcatttagcactttagcacaaggAGAACCATAAGGTGCACCCACCTGCGCAGGGGCAGCAAGGTGCAGTCGCACAGCAGGGGGTTGCCTTGCAAGTCCAGCACCTCCAAGCCGGTGAGCCAGTGCAAGTGGGGAAGTTCCTTCAGCCGGTTCCCTCTCAGGGTGAGAGTCTTCAGTCCTGGACCAAGTCCTGCCAGGGCGTCCCTGGACATCTGGAAGGAGTGACCACAGTTTGGTAAATAGTGTACCCGCTCCCCGGTTCTGAACCGCATACCTTCTCAGTGTTGGTCCGGTCCATGTAGAGCCATTTCAGACTTTGGGAGAGCGGCTTGAAGGCGTTGGGTCCTACGGACAGAATGCGGTTGTGGGACAGGTTCAGCTCCTCCAGACCGGGGGTCCTGGACAGGGCGGCGCTTGGAACCTTGGTGAGTTTGTTGGCAGCCAGGTGAAGTTTGCCAAGGAAGGCGGAGTCCAGAGCACCTCTTGGCACCAAGCGTATGGTGTTGTTGCTCAGGTAGAGTTCTCGCAGTCCGGGCGAGACCGAGGACAGCAGACCAGACGGCTCCAGCTTGGAGATAGCGTTTCTCTCCAGGTGTAATGCGAACAGGCCTGGGAGGAGTCTCATCGCTGGAGAAGAAACAAAGTCAACCTTTACCAGACCAGGGGCCTAGACTGATAGGGCCCCCAACTTATAGAACTGGTGGTATTGTACCTGAAACTGCTCCTAAAAGACCTTCTTATTGGGCTTTGCAAATATACACAAAGAGGAAACTCCGTAATACCTGTATCCAGTCGCTAATCGCCAGCTGGCAACTAACATGCTAATTGCTAAATGGCAACTACTGCGCTAATAACTAGCTGTCAACTGGTGGGTTAATCGCTAGCCGACATGTTAATTGCTAGCTAGAAACTATAGTCCTAATCACCAACTGTCAAttgaacgaggatggacaattcaaccctaaattcactcctttcctgcaaattaaatgtcacagatgctgcccatacctatgctccttcataggctgtgctactggctgcaaagcattgcacttcaaatacaacaataagtagagaggagtgttatgtgtgtgtatgtgtaaataaatgaacactgaaattcaagtatttattttatatatatatatatatatatatatatatatatatatatttatatataatacttgaatttcagtgaattctagctataaattaaATTAACAGACATTATTATGTATAAATTAAATTAACTATTAACtactctatttatttattatctcaaCATAAAGGCAATATTTCCCAGCAGTACCTCTGCAGACCAGCAGAGGGCGGACTGACCTGCTCCAGGGAAGTGTGCCAGGTGGTTGCCCTCCAGGTGCAGGTAGCTGAGCTGGGGCGCACCTGCCAGGGCGTCAGGAGGCAGGGAGGTGAGCTGGTTGTCAGAGAGATACAAGTAGAGGAGCTTCTTCATCCCTCGCAGGGAACCTCCTTCCACCTCCTGGATCCTGCATGAGTCCAAGTGCAGAGAGACCACCTGGCTGCTGCCTGGGAAACTGTTGGCAGGCAGGACGTGGAAGTGGTTGCTGCGCAGGTCCAGGAGCTGCGTTTTGGCGGGAAAGCCTCGCGGGACTCTGGTGTGACCTCCGTTCTCACATGTGGCGTGATGCCAGTCtacctgcacacacacatcatatcactcacaagtcaacacgctgtatcgcacatgatattactcacaagtaaacacgctgtatcgCACATATtactcacaagtaaacacgctgtatcgcacatgatattactcacaagtaaacacgctgtatcgcacatgatattactcacaagtaaacacgctgtatcgcacatcatatcactcacaagtcaacacgctgtatcgcacatgatattactcacaagtaaacacggtgtatcgcacatcatatcactcgcaagtaaacactctgcagggccgcttgtatcgcagatgatatcacacacaagtaaacactgcagtgctgcttgtatcgcacatgatatcacacacaagtagacacgctgcaggactgcttgtatcacacatgatatcacacacaagtaaaccctgcagtactgcttgtatcgcacatgatatcacacacaagtagacacactgcaggactacttgtatcacacatgatatcacacacaagtagacactctgcaggactgctcgtatcgcacatgatatcacacacaagtaaagactgcaggacAGATTTCAGATGGGTGGTCTGATACTGGGACTCACATCACAATGGCAGTTGAGGGGACATCTGACGTGGCCCTTGGTCTTTGCCGCAGGTGTCGGTGCGCCGCCGCCCGCCATCACCTCCTCCTCAAACTCCTCCTTCAGCGGGTCCCCGTTGCTGCGGCAACGCATGTCGGCGGCAGCCACGGCTGTCAGCGGCTCGTCGGACAGGTGAGGCGGTCCGGCGCAGGCCCCCAGCAGCCGGACGGCGGCCTGGCTGGCCCAGGTCCTCAGGGGCCGCATGTAGCAGCTGCAGTAGACGGGGTTGGCTGGAGGGAGCGTGGAAAAGATGAAGACACCTGCTGGGCTCCACACGTCACAGCGTACCTGTCAGGTTGAGGCTGGCCAGGTTGTTGGGGCCCGAGAGAGGGTCCAGGTAGCGCAGCTGGTTGTGGCTCAGGTCCAAGTGGGAGAGCATGGGGGCCTGGGACAAGGCCTGCTCTGAGAGGTCCTGCAGGGACATGTGGTCCAGGTACAGGTGTGTGAGCTTGGCCATGGAGACGGACTCTTCTCCCAGGTAGACCATGGGGTTGTGGCTCATGTCCAGACGGGTCACCTCACGGGCTCTGGAAGGTGCCAAAACCATCTCAAGTCGTGGGGAGGAATGTGAGGTCCATTAACaggaaaatgcatgttgcaagaaCTTTTCTTTTATATTCGTGTGTATGAAAAAATGAATCTGCAGACTCCAAAacacaataatgacatttgttgAAATATTCTCTTTATGTCAGCCACATGCTGTCTACTCATATGTTttgaaaactatatatatatatatatatatatatatatatatatatatatatggggcagcatggcgtagtgggtagagcaaccgttccagaaacctgagggttgcaggttcttaccatccaaaaaaatcgctgccgttgtgtccttgggcgggacacttcaccctttgcccccggtgccactcacaccagtgaactgaatgatgaatgataggtggtggtcggaggggccgttggcgcaaattgcagccacgcttccgtcagtctaccccagggcagctgtggctatgaaagtagcttaccaccaccaggtgtgaatgattgatgggttttacatgtaaagcgactttgggtacttagaaaagcgctatataaatcccagttattatatatatatatatatatatatattgtaataaatatatacatatattc of Nerophis lumbriciformis linkage group LG22, RoL_Nlum_v2.1, whole genome shotgun sequence contains these proteins:
- the chadla gene encoding chondroadherin-like protein, whose amino-acid sequence is MTMHFLHVLLGTLVLTSGVQAGKCPAVCSCDNTKLSATCLGKNLTQVPPSLEESTVMLDLSNNNVQVLARGALVGTPHLTHLSLQRCNIVQVKEGAFRTLGRLLSLNLAHNNIQVLYQESLDGLSSLKELHLDHNRLEEIQPGAFMQLGSVNMLALSHNQLVYIPNMLFQGLQNLKWLSLSRNSINNLAPEAFASLLALRRLSLDHNQLQFFPTQAMTRAREVTRLDMSHNPMVYLGEESVSMAKLTHLYLDHMSLQDLSEQALSQAPMLSHLDLSHNQLRYLDPLSGPNNLASLNLTANPVYCSCYMRPLRTWASQAAVRLLGACAGPPHLSDEPLTAVAAADMRCRSNGDPLKEEFEEEVMAGGGAPTPAAKTKGHVRCPLNCHCDVDWHHATCENGGHTRVPRGFPAKTQLLDLRSNHFHVLPANSFPGSSQVVSLHLDSCRIQEVEGGSLRGMKKLLYLYLSDNQLTSLPPDALAGAPQLSYLHLEGNHLAHFPGAAMRLLPGLFALHLERNAISKLEPSGLLSSVSPGLRELYLSNNTIRLVPRGALDSAFLGKLHLAANKLTKVPSAALSRTPGLEELNLSHNRILSVGPNAFKPLSQSLKWLYMDRTNTEKMSRDALAGLGPGLKTLTLRGNRLKELPHLHWLTGLEVLDLQGNPLLCDCTLLPLRRWMDNVSMEVGATCGHPAHLKGQKVRDVELFKSCSPASGSALDTKGLVVPAQVKLKQARVNLVKTKPGKNLVKTKPGKNLVKVKPGKNLVKTKPGKNLVKTKPGKNLVKTKPGKNLVKTKPGKNLVKQSKATKKKIERKPGGVTVSKKKKLMNN